A single window of Periophthalmus magnuspinnatus isolate fPerMag1 chromosome 22, fPerMag1.2.pri, whole genome shotgun sequence DNA harbors:
- the LOC117391066 gene encoding calmodulin-alpha-like: MADQLTEEQIAEFKEAFSLFDKDGDGTITTKELGTVMRSLGQNPTEAELQDMINEVDADGNGTIDFPEFLTMMARKMKDTDSEEEIREAFRVFDKDGNGYISAAELRHVMTNLGEKLTDEEVDEMIREADIDGDGQVNYEEFVQMMTNK, from the exons gctgACCAACTAACAGAAGAGCAGATCGCTG AGTTCAAGGAGGCGTTCTCCTTGTTTGACAAAGATGGAGATGGGACCATCACCACTAAAGAGCTGGGGACTGTTATGAGGTCACTTGGCCAAAACCCGACTGAAGCTGAACTTCAAGACATGATCAATGAGGTGGATGCTGATG GCAATGGGACCATTGACTTTCCTGAATTTTTGACAATGATGGCAAGAAAAATGAAGGATACAGACAGCGAGGAAGAGATCAGAGAGGCATTCAGAGTTTTTGATAAG GATGGGAATGGTTACATCAGTGCAGCTGAACTCCGTCATGTAATGACAAATTTGGGAGAGAAGCTAACGGATGAAGAAGTGGATGAAATGATCAGGGAAGCGGACATCGATGGAGATGGCCAGGTCAATTATGAAG AGTTTGTTCAGATGATGACCAACAAATAA